GTTGtttcaatatatcatataaagGCGTAGTCATGTGTATAACTCGACGAATATTGCGCAAAGCTAGATAGAGTTTATATCGTTGCACGAAACTTACGtctaaattttgacatttttgtatatcggtaaattcttttttatatattaactatttttttttttgcactggaATCTTGATATTTGATGAATCTGAAAGAATCTATTCATATATAAATTAATCCTCATTTTTAAGATTGCATCTACCACCTTTTGATTTTTCATTTCAGGTAGGGCAGTGTTGCCAAATGTTGTCTTTAATGCCAAGAAAGTCATAAATGATAGCCCAGGATCTGGTAATACTATCGTGTTCACTGAGATAATTCTAAACCTCGGCGAGGCTTATAGTCCTGACACCGGAGTATTCACTGCTCCGCATGGAGGCACATACCTCATTACCGTCCAGTTATGTGTTGACGGCAGTAAATATATTGATTACGGATTGGTTGTTGACGAAGTATACATGAATGTAGCGCGATATCAGGACAATCATGCAGTAGTTTGTTGCTATGGTTCAACCACGACCGTCTCTTTGAAGCCGGGAAGCAAAGTTTGGGTCAAAGTCGTCAACCGTTCATCAAGTGGAACACTTTTGTACGGCAGCAATTCAAACTACTGGAATACATTCACAGGAGTTCTCATTCGTGTTGATTAATAATGTTTCGTGGTTAATATTTTACGAGCCTGTGGTAATTTGATATATCAGCTGTTTCATTATCCATATTGAGCACTACATGTGATATATGGTTGACTGCTACTGTTCTTTGAAcattcattttagaaaaaatattcaatgtacTTTTTAGCAAGATGTATCGTCACTTACTATGGCTGAATTCAGCTTTATATATTTGTAAGGTATTACTTTAATGTGGGCAGTGTATTTCTATCAAAGTCTATCCAAAATACCTCATTTCCAccctcatctggccagatttcaattttcagCAACGTTCCGTTATAGGCATGAACACACTGGTCttcttaattttatataaaatatagacatatcaaatggctgcagcacacaacagaacccattttaaatgtctataactttttttttcttgaagaatatagCTGAATAACAACCAAAAGAAAAGTGATGGTCATGTTTGATTCAAGAAAAGCAATTTTCAGTCAAACTAGCTCACTGTAAAATCAGCTCAAAATAACATTCCACGCAAAATACTGTAATGTCAAACATAAACCTGGCGTGTGCAATGAAAGTATGGAAAGATAGTGACagttagtttcattttaaatgtacaACAACCTAAATTCCTGAAAAATACTATACTTTAACTTGATAGCAACAGTTATATGATTTCGTCAACGCTCGAAATTTTCTCGTTTGATTTGGTAACATTGATAGTCAAACGCTTTTCAATGCTGACATTGTAGAAAGTAATATAGAAGCATCCCGACGAAACGTCCCTGGAGACAGAGAATTCGGCAATGAAATATGAAAgtacatttttttactttaagtAATACCGTATCTACCGCTTAGAAACCCAGCGAATGAGagaaaaaatgctatatataacaTGCTGCAAGACGTACATCATTCCTTACTTGAATGTTCATGATGTAATGATTTAGGAGAAacgttaatatatatatatatatatatatgttatgtaataatatatttaaagtCTTTGATTTATACTAACACTAGAAATTCAATACATGTTCGAATTGcacatttgcaaaaaaataaaagaaacaaaaaaagaaagaaaataaaatgaaaatagttaCACAGTTACCCTGTTAGAGaatatggcaaaaatatataatataaaaaagtcTCAATTTTAATACTACAAACATCACAGGATATAACTGTAATTTGTGTTATAGTAATACTGCTTTACACCTTTATAAATTTCAGCATTTTTTACGAAATTATATTCACTCAAATGATATAAAACTTTATTCCAAATgtcatcaaaataaaattaaacaagaaacgcggcaaagCCACAAGTCCACGTTTTCAGTGTCAATAACAGTGACATAACCGAAATACAATCCAAACCTTTGTCTCAATAAGTGCCATCTTCACATCAAGCTTGGTAAAAGTAGATCTACCTaaactaaaaaatattgaatGGAAACCATTTCAATTTGGTAACAATGGCATTTAACGCTAAAATTATAAACTGCTCACTAGTTTGTACATTTTAATGCAGTATGAAAAGTGCCGAAAGCTGGAGTTATTTctagtgtttttgtttgttttgggtttaacgccgtttttcaacagtatttcagtcaattTCTAGTGCTGTCTGTGTTTTAAAGAGAAACAATTGATATTAATATTCTTTCTATAACATGCAGTTATGTCAAATTGTTCCTTGGTTGTCCCAATTATCAGCATATATTGTGTGTTTGAGCTATAGCtttgttgtattttgtaaaatatgtctattttcagCTTCGTATAGTCCAGGTAGTCAGAGCAACAATACTCAAAAGACGAGGAAATATTTTTAGCAGCGGGTAACTGGCA
This Mercenaria mercenaria strain notata chromosome 17, MADL_Memer_1, whole genome shotgun sequence DNA region includes the following protein-coding sequences:
- the LOC123536716 gene encoding heavy metal-binding protein HIP-like — its product is MQSILLICIMLVAPCCTEPHCSKFHYEESLLEKMIRTEILVQNMKKEIGDIQNQVRESLANLKEETNTWKTEIETLQENSKTKLAELSEKASSELDKNMQKVDDLKGRAVLPNVVFNAKKVINDSPGSGNTIVFTEIILNLGEAYSPDTGVFTAPHGGTYLITVQLCVDGSKYIDYGLVVDEVYMNVARYQDNHAVVCCYGSTTTVSLKPGSKVWVKVVNRSSSGTLLYGSNSNYWNTFTGVLIRVD